From Amycolatopsis sp. YIM 10, the proteins below share one genomic window:
- a CDS encoding SGNH/GDSL hydrolase family protein — translation MKRRLLGLLLGLVTTAAIGTAPTAAATPESGLWAGSWATAVQQPSSGLGPNWSEAGFTDHSVRQVVRVTSGGVSARVRLSNEFGDKALRLTGATVARAGEGAAVKPGSVRELRFRGARSAEIPAGGELRSDPLPLLVAPLEELAVTLYFREPTGPVTSHVNAIATSYRASGDHRADTSAAAFTETSTSWYLLSGVEVLAPGKSAVVAFGDSITEGALSTVDADNRYPDELAERFGGKRPVLNAGIGGNRVLTDSKCLGEKATARFERDVVEQPGVRSVIILEGINDIGMSAFPPDDCLGPTPWVSADELIAGHRALIKQAKAAGIRVIGGTLTPFKGSFYFSDEREVVRDEVNQWIRTSGEYDAVVDFDRALADPADPDAMLAAYDSGDRLHPNDAGYHAMAAAVEVKHL, via the coding sequence ATGAAACGAAGACTGCTCGGCTTGCTGCTGGGCTTGGTCACCACGGCCGCGATCGGCACCGCGCCGACGGCCGCCGCCACCCCGGAATCGGGGCTGTGGGCGGGAAGCTGGGCCACCGCGGTCCAGCAACCGTCGTCCGGGCTGGGGCCGAACTGGTCCGAGGCCGGGTTCACCGACCACTCGGTGCGCCAGGTCGTCCGGGTGACTTCGGGCGGGGTGTCCGCGCGGGTGCGGTTGTCGAACGAATTCGGCGACAAGGCCTTGCGGTTGACCGGGGCGACGGTGGCGCGCGCGGGCGAGGGCGCCGCGGTGAAGCCGGGATCGGTGCGGGAGCTGCGGTTCCGCGGCGCGCGGTCGGCGGAGATCCCGGCCGGGGGCGAGCTGCGCAGTGACCCGTTGCCGTTGCTGGTGGCGCCGCTGGAGGAGCTGGCGGTCACGCTGTACTTCCGCGAGCCGACCGGTCCGGTCACCTCGCATGTGAACGCCATCGCGACCAGCTACCGCGCGAGCGGTGACCACCGCGCGGACACTTCGGCGGCGGCGTTCACCGAAACCAGCACTTCCTGGTACCTGCTCTCCGGGGTGGAGGTGCTGGCGCCGGGCAAGAGCGCGGTGGTGGCCTTCGGCGATTCGATCACCGAGGGTGCACTGTCCACTGTGGATGCCGACAACCGGTATCCGGACGAGCTGGCCGAGCGCTTCGGCGGCAAGCGACCGGTGCTGAACGCCGGGATCGGCGGCAACCGGGTGCTCACCGACTCCAAGTGCCTCGGCGAAAAGGCGACGGCGCGGTTCGAGCGGGATGTGGTGGAGCAGCCGGGCGTGCGGTCGGTGATCATCCTGGAGGGCATCAACGACATCGGCATGAGCGCCTTCCCGCCGGACGACTGCCTCGGGCCGACGCCGTGGGTGAGCGCGGACGAGCTGATCGCCGGGCATCGCGCGCTGATCAAGCAGGCGAAGGCGGCGGGCATCCGGGTGATCGGTGGCACGCTGACGCCGTTCAAGGGCTCGTTCTACTTCAGCGATGAACGCGAGGTCGTGCGGGACGAGGTGAACCAGTGGATCCGGACGTCGGGCGAATACGACGCCGTGGTCGACTTCGACCGGGCACTGGCGGACCCGGCGGACCCGGACGCCATGCTGGCCGCCTACGACAGCGGTGACCGCCTGCACCCGAACGATGCCGGTTACCACGCCATGGCCGCCGCTGTTGAGGTGAAGCACCTGTAA
- a CDS encoding neutral zinc metallopeptidase — translation MGKNWGRGALIALAAVLTLSACSGKGDGPGADENKTSEGNVAGLPVTHFESGLKPEAPAPNLNVKNATDSVEDKIAIASIADVSDYWAQEMPVHFGQQFEPVKQLQSYDPTTDREEVCGASLKEAAMNAFFCPPEDLVAWDRKQLLPLLNEEFGPMAIVTVLGHEFGHAVQYRLADKAGMTKNTSTLVKEQQADCFTGGYFRWMAEEKSKYFRVSTSEGINQVLASLYMIRDQAGQSAKDKSAHGTAFDRTFAFQMGFEKGAKECAGINQQNVDERITERPFDKQDKGEGDAKIDMTAIGHLQESLDKAFGKAGAQPPKIVDDGGSCPGGPATPPASYCPDSNTVSIDLQALNAIGRTGDRKAEFEGEDPGGLGDFAAFAEVASRYTQGIQKGVGASIDNANAGLRTSCLVGSWAADSNKPGAKLRLSSGDLDEAIAELLQPKSVIAADVNGKQVENGFERVESLRRGYLEGSGVCTQNYG, via the coding sequence ATGGGTAAGAACTGGGGGCGGGGGGCCCTGATCGCGCTGGCCGCCGTACTCACGCTGAGCGCGTGCAGCGGCAAGGGCGATGGCCCCGGTGCCGACGAGAACAAGACCAGCGAAGGCAACGTCGCCGGGCTGCCGGTCACGCACTTCGAGAGCGGCCTGAAGCCCGAGGCCCCGGCACCGAACCTCAACGTCAAGAACGCCACGGACAGCGTCGAGGACAAGATCGCCATCGCCTCGATCGCCGACGTCAGCGACTACTGGGCCCAGGAGATGCCGGTCCACTTCGGGCAGCAGTTCGAGCCGGTCAAGCAGCTCCAGTCCTACGACCCGACCACCGACCGCGAAGAGGTCTGCGGGGCGTCGCTGAAGGAAGCCGCGATGAACGCGTTCTTCTGCCCGCCGGAGGACCTGGTCGCCTGGGACCGCAAGCAGCTGCTGCCGCTGCTGAACGAGGAGTTCGGCCCGATGGCCATCGTGACCGTGCTCGGCCACGAGTTCGGCCACGCGGTGCAGTACCGCCTCGCCGACAAGGCCGGGATGACCAAGAACACCTCGACGCTGGTCAAGGAGCAGCAGGCCGACTGCTTCACCGGCGGATACTTCCGCTGGATGGCCGAGGAGAAGAGCAAGTACTTCCGGGTGTCCACCTCGGAGGGCATCAACCAGGTGCTCGCCTCGCTGTACATGATCCGCGACCAGGCCGGTCAGTCCGCCAAGGACAAGTCCGCGCACGGCACCGCCTTCGACCGGACCTTCGCCTTCCAGATGGGCTTCGAGAAGGGCGCCAAGGAGTGCGCCGGGATCAACCAGCAGAACGTCGACGAGCGCATCACCGAGCGCCCCTTCGACAAGCAGGACAAGGGCGAGGGCGACGCGAAGATCGACATGACGGCGATCGGTCACCTGCAGGAGAGCCTGGACAAGGCCTTCGGCAAGGCGGGCGCGCAGCCGCCGAAGATCGTCGACGACGGCGGTTCCTGCCCCGGCGGCCCGGCGACCCCGCCCGCGTCCTACTGCCCGGACTCGAACACGGTGAGCATCGATCTGCAGGCCCTGAACGCGATCGGCCGCACCGGCGACCGCAAGGCGGAGTTCGAGGGCGAGGACCCGGGCGGCCTGGGTGACTTCGCGGCGTTCGCGGAGGTCGCGTCGCGGTACACGCAGGGCATCCAGAAGGGTGTCGGCGCCTCGATCGACAACGCGAACGCCGGTCTGCGGACCTCCTGCCTAGTCGGCTCGTGGGCTGCGGATTCGAACAAGCCGGGCGCCAAGCTGCGGTTGTCCTCGGGCGACCTCGACGAGGCGATCGCCGAGCTGCTGCAGCCGAAGAGCGTGATCGCCGCCGACGTCAACGGCAAGCAGGTGGAGAACGGGTTCGAGCGGGTCGAGTCGCTGCGGCGCGGCTATCTCGAGGGCTCGGGCGTCTGCACCCAGAACTACGGCTGA
- a CDS encoding arginase family protein, with amino-acid sequence MSTLLVPYHLDEAMPELPEREAGRVVEARWQPGEFWQRVAPLHQAVAEVVAGTEKPVVLAGDCTVALGVVAGLQRMGVQPTVLWVDAHGDLHTPESSTSGYAGGMPLRMLLGDGDSTVADKIGLRPVPADRVVLVGARDLDPPEAEYLATSPVTTSRVEDIGVPEGPIYLHIDLDVIDATQVPGLRYPAGQGPTQQAVREAASRVLDTGRVQALTLVCSWRPGEGAADAVRPLIDALAS; translated from the coding sequence GTGAGCACACTCCTGGTGCCGTATCACCTTGACGAGGCCATGCCCGAGTTGCCCGAGCGCGAAGCCGGTCGGGTGGTGGAGGCGCGGTGGCAGCCCGGGGAGTTCTGGCAGCGCGTGGCCCCGCTTCATCAGGCTGTCGCGGAGGTGGTGGCGGGTACCGAGAAGCCCGTCGTTCTTGCGGGCGACTGCACGGTGGCGCTCGGCGTGGTTGCCGGGCTGCAGAGGATGGGGGTGCAGCCGACCGTTCTCTGGGTCGACGCGCACGGTGATCTGCATACCCCCGAGAGCAGCACGTCCGGATACGCCGGAGGCATGCCGCTGCGGATGTTGCTTGGGGACGGCGATTCGACGGTCGCCGACAAGATCGGGTTACGGCCGGTGCCTGCCGACCGCGTCGTGCTAGTCGGGGCTCGGGATCTTGATCCGCCGGAAGCCGAGTACCTGGCCACCAGTCCGGTAACCACGAGTCGCGTCGAGGACATCGGCGTGCCGGAAGGGCCGATTTATCTCCACATCGACCTCGACGTGATCGACGCGACCCAAGTGCCAGGGTTGCGTTATCCGGCTGGGCAAGGGCCTACCCAGCAGGCGGTGCGCGAAGCGGCGTCGCGGGTGCTGGACACCGGGCGCGTGCAGGCACTGACGCTGGTGTGCAGTTGGCGACCCGGTGAGGGAGCGGCCGACGCGGTTCGGCCGCTCATCGACGCCCTGGCGAGCTAA
- a CDS encoding enoyl-CoA hydratase/isomerase family protein, with protein MGEFVTVEVDAGVGTIRLDRPPVNALNNQVQAELAEAAREVTERADIRSVILYGGQKTFAGGADIKEMAARSYPEMVTFGTALSNSLSLLAGIPKPTVAAITGYALGGGLELALTADRRVAGDNVKVGQPEIQLGVIPGAGGTQRLARLIGPSKAKDLVYTGRFVKAEEALALGIVDEVVAPDDVYAAAHKWAAQFVNGPAVALRAAKAAIDGGLDLDLANALKLETQLFAALWATEDQAAGMKSFIENGPGKATFEGK; from the coding sequence GTGGGAGAGTTCGTAACTGTCGAGGTCGACGCCGGGGTGGGCACGATCCGGCTGGACCGCCCGCCGGTCAACGCGCTGAACAACCAGGTGCAGGCCGAGCTGGCGGAAGCCGCCAGGGAGGTGACCGAGCGCGCCGACATCCGCTCGGTGATTCTCTACGGCGGGCAGAAGACCTTCGCCGGTGGCGCGGACATCAAGGAGATGGCCGCCCGCTCCTACCCGGAAATGGTGACCTTCGGCACAGCGCTGTCCAACTCGCTGAGCCTGCTCGCCGGCATTCCGAAGCCGACCGTCGCGGCGATCACCGGGTACGCCCTCGGTGGCGGGCTCGAACTGGCCCTGACCGCCGACCGGCGCGTGGCCGGTGACAACGTCAAGGTGGGGCAGCCGGAGATCCAGCTCGGCGTGATCCCCGGCGCCGGTGGCACGCAGCGGCTCGCGCGGCTGATCGGCCCGAGCAAGGCCAAGGACCTCGTTTACACCGGCCGGTTCGTCAAGGCCGAGGAGGCGCTCGCGCTGGGCATCGTGGACGAGGTCGTCGCGCCCGACGACGTGTACGCGGCGGCGCACAAGTGGGCCGCGCAGTTCGTGAACGGCCCGGCGGTGGCGCTGCGGGCGGCCAAGGCCGCCATCGACGGCGGGCTCGACCTCGACCTGGCCAACGCGCTGAAGCTGGAGACCCAGCTGTTCGCCGCGCTGTGGGCGACCGAGGACCAGGCGGCCGGCATGAAGTCGTTCATCGAGAACGGCCCCGGCAAGGCCACCTTCGAGGGGAAGTAG
- a CDS encoding rhodanese-like domain-containing protein, translating to MSIEDALAAARATLTRVDPAAASRLQAEGALVVDIRPHVNRAEEGEIPGSVPVERIHLEWRLDPASEHRLPEVHAELPVVVVCNEGYASSLAAADLKRLGLRRATDLIGGYRAWRAAGLPVEPGGRPAVP from the coding sequence ATGAGCATCGAAGACGCGCTCGCCGCCGCCCGCGCCACCCTGACCAGGGTGGACCCGGCGGCGGCCAGCCGCCTGCAGGCCGAGGGCGCTCTCGTGGTGGACATCCGCCCGCACGTGAACCGCGCCGAAGAGGGCGAGATTCCTGGTTCGGTGCCGGTGGAGCGGATCCACCTCGAATGGCGCCTCGACCCGGCCAGCGAGCACCGGCTGCCCGAGGTGCACGCGGAGTTGCCGGTCGTGGTGGTGTGCAACGAGGGTTATGCCTCCAGCCTCGCCGCCGCCGACCTGAAGCGGCTCGGATTGCGCCGGGCCACGGACCTGATCGGCGGCTACCGCGCCTGGCGGGCGGCAGGCCTTCCGGTGGAACCGGGCGGCCGCCCCGCGGTGCCTTAG
- the glgP gene encoding alpha-glucan family phosphorylase translates to MRAVRRFTVRPSLPEPLAGLRALATNLRWTWHPPTRDLFASIDAKLFNEIRDPLRLLTALPPARLEELALDDEFLAAARAATENLEHYLTEPRWYQRRSREGEGTLPAAVAYFSMEFGVTEALPNYSGGLGVLAADHLKAASDLGVPMVGVGLLYRAGYFRQALSLDGWQVEHYPVIDPIGLPLELVTEADGSPMHVAVAMPGGRELLAQVWKARVGRIPLLLLDTDTDVNDDDLRGVTDRLYGGDADHRIRQQILAGIGGMRAVRQYCALTGHPQPEVFHTNEGHAGFLGLERAGEVMRDGDLEFGQALSAVRAGTVFTSHTPVSAGIDRFPVDLVQRYFGDGRLVPDVDLRNVLALGAEENPGMFNMAHMGLRLAQRSNGVSALHGRVSRRMFARLWPGFDEREVPISSVTNGVHGPTWVARELSALLGGSHEEWGYDGDSDNWSGIRDRVSDEQLWALRRDLRQKLVMEVRRRVRAAWLQRGASALELGWTDQVFDPDVLTVGFARRVPTYKRLTLMLRNPERLRALLLDEDRPVQVVVAGKSHPADEGGKALIQQIVRFVDDARVRHRIVFLPDYDMAMARYLYRGCDVWLNNPTRPLEACGTSGMKSALNGGLNLSIRDGWWDECYDGSNGWAIPTADGVLDPLRRDDLEAAALYDLLELQIVPLFYDRGPDGTPEGWLSRVWHTLQTLGPRLQASRMVREYVETGYRPAVEMVHGAIADGYRGARSLADYRSKVEIAWPRLTIFDTELQVESPDALMVGTEVRVTARIDLAGLDPSEVDVQAVVGKVGDTDDLAESVTVSMEPAGVGLFAAKLRLPYAGSLGYTVRVLPRHGLLATSAELGRVIHA, encoded by the coding sequence ATGAGAGCAGTTCGCCGGTTCACCGTCCGACCGAGCCTGCCGGAGCCGCTGGCCGGGCTCCGCGCGCTGGCCACCAACCTGCGCTGGACCTGGCACCCGCCGACGCGGGACCTGTTCGCCTCGATCGACGCCAAGCTCTTCAACGAGATCCGGGATCCGCTGCGGCTGCTCACCGCGCTGCCGCCGGCCCGGCTGGAGGAACTGGCGCTCGACGACGAGTTCCTCGCCGCCGCGCGTGCCGCGACCGAAAACCTCGAGCACTACCTGACCGAACCGCGGTGGTACCAGCGCCGGTCGCGCGAGGGGGAGGGCACGCTGCCCGCCGCGGTCGCCTACTTCTCGATGGAGTTCGGGGTCACCGAGGCGCTGCCGAACTACTCGGGCGGGCTCGGCGTGCTCGCCGCCGACCACCTCAAGGCCGCGTCGGACCTCGGCGTGCCGATGGTCGGCGTCGGCCTGCTCTACCGCGCCGGGTACTTCCGCCAGGCGCTCTCGCTCGACGGCTGGCAGGTCGAGCACTACCCGGTGATCGACCCGATCGGCCTGCCGCTGGAGCTGGTCACCGAGGCCGACGGTTCGCCGATGCACGTGGCCGTGGCCATGCCCGGCGGCCGTGAGCTGCTGGCGCAGGTGTGGAAGGCGCGTGTCGGGCGGATCCCGTTGCTGCTGCTGGACACCGACACCGATGTCAACGACGACGACCTGCGCGGGGTGACCGACCGCCTCTACGGCGGCGACGCCGACCATCGCATCCGTCAGCAGATCCTCGCCGGGATCGGCGGGATGCGGGCGGTGCGCCAGTACTGCGCGCTGACCGGGCACCCGCAGCCGGAGGTCTTCCACACCAACGAGGGGCACGCCGGCTTCCTCGGCCTCGAACGCGCCGGTGAGGTGATGCGCGACGGTGACCTCGAGTTCGGCCAGGCGCTGTCCGCGGTGCGCGCCGGGACGGTGTTCACCTCGCACACCCCGGTTTCGGCCGGGATCGACCGCTTTCCGGTCGACCTGGTGCAGCGCTACTTCGGCGACGGCAGGCTGGTGCCGGACGTGGACCTGCGCAACGTGCTCGCGCTCGGTGCCGAGGAGAACCCCGGCATGTTCAACATGGCGCACATGGGGTTGCGGCTGGCGCAGCGGTCGAACGGGGTGTCCGCGCTGCACGGCCGGGTTTCGCGCCGCATGTTCGCGCGGTTGTGGCCCGGGTTCGACGAGCGCGAGGTGCCCATCTCGTCGGTGACCAACGGGGTGCACGGTCCGACCTGGGTGGCGCGCGAGCTGAGCGCGCTGCTCGGTGGCAGCCATGAGGAATGGGGCTACGACGGCGATTCGGACAACTGGTCGGGCATCCGTGACCGGGTCAGCGACGAGCAGCTCTGGGCGCTGCGCCGGGATCTGCGCCAGAAGCTGGTGATGGAGGTGCGCCGCCGGGTGCGCGCGGCGTGGTTGCAGCGCGGTGCCTCCGCGCTCGAACTCGGCTGGACCGACCAGGTCTTCGATCCGGACGTGCTGACCGTCGGCTTCGCCAGGCGCGTGCCGACCTACAAGCGGCTGACCCTGATGCTGCGCAACCCGGAGCGGTTGCGCGCGCTGCTGCTCGACGAGGACCGGCCGGTGCAGGTGGTGGTCGCCGGGAAGTCGCACCCGGCCGACGAGGGTGGCAAGGCGCTGATCCAGCAGATCGTGCGGTTCGTCGACGACGCGCGTGTGCGGCACCGGATCGTCTTCCTGCCCGACTACGACATGGCGATGGCGCGCTACCTCTACCGGGGTTGTGACGTCTGGTTGAACAATCCGACACGTCCACTCGAGGCCTGTGGGACTTCCGGAATGAAGTCCGCGCTGAACGGCGGGCTGAACCTGTCGATCAGGGACGGCTGGTGGGACGAGTGCTACGACGGCAGCAACGGCTGGGCGATCCCCACCGCGGACGGCGTGCTCGACCCGCTGCGCCGCGACGACCTGGAGGCCGCCGCGCTGTACGACCTGCTGGAGCTGCAGATCGTGCCGTTGTTCTACGACCGCGGTCCCGATGGCACGCCGGAGGGCTGGCTTTCGCGCGTGTGGCACACGCTGCAGACGCTGGGGCCGCGCCTGCAGGCCTCGCGCATGGTGCGCGAGTACGTGGAGACCGGTTATCGCCCGGCGGTGGAGATGGTGCACGGCGCGATCGCGGACGGTTACCGCGGCGCGCGCTCGCTGGCCGACTACCGGTCGAAGGTGGAGATCGCCTGGCCGCGGTTGACCATCTTCGACACCGAACTGCAGGTGGAGAGCCCGGACGCGCTGATGGTGGGCACCGAGGTGCGGGTCACCGCGCGGATCGACCTCGCCGGGCTCGATCCGTCCGAAGTGGACGTACAGGCGGTGGTCGGCAAGGTTGGCGACACCGATGACCTGGCCGAATCGGTGACCGTGTCGATGGAACCGGCCGGCGTCGGCCTGTTCGCGGCGAAGCTCCGGCTGCCGTACGCGGGCTCGCTCGGTTACACCGTCCGGGTGCTGCCGCGGCACGGCCTGCTCGCCACCTCCGCCGAGCTGGGCCGCGTGATCCACGCCTGA
- a CDS encoding ABC transporter ATP-binding protein, whose translation MTELTQPNELDDLVVRMSGVGVRRGQNDLLADLDWAVELDERWVVLGANGAGKTTLLRLAAAELHPTTGTVDLLGERIGKVSVFELRPRIGFTSAALASRVPAEENVRDVVVSAGYAVLGRWREVYDTLDTERAEELLGAMGIKHLADRTFGTLSEGERKRVLISRSLMTDPEMLLLDEPAAGLDLGGREDLVARLSELAMDPDAPAMVLVTHHVEEVPPGFTHALLLRDGRAVASGLIDDVLTSENLSATFAQDLALERWGDRYFARRR comes from the coding sequence GTGACCGAGCTGACGCAGCCGAACGAACTTGACGACCTCGTGGTGCGGATGAGCGGCGTGGGGGTGCGGCGCGGCCAGAACGACCTGCTCGCCGACCTCGACTGGGCGGTGGAACTCGACGAACGCTGGGTGGTGCTGGGCGCGAACGGGGCCGGCAAGACCACCCTGCTCCGCCTGGCCGCCGCCGAACTGCACCCGACCACCGGCACGGTGGACCTGCTGGGCGAGCGGATCGGCAAGGTCTCGGTGTTCGAGCTGCGCCCGCGCATCGGGTTCACCTCGGCCGCGCTCGCGTCGCGTGTGCCCGCCGAGGAGAACGTGCGGGACGTGGTGGTCAGCGCCGGGTACGCGGTGCTCGGCCGCTGGCGCGAGGTGTACGACACGCTCGACACCGAACGCGCCGAGGAGCTGCTCGGCGCGATGGGCATCAAGCACCTCGCCGACCGCACCTTCGGCACGCTGTCGGAGGGGGAGCGCAAGCGCGTGCTGATCTCGCGATCGCTGATGACCGATCCCGAGATGCTGTTGCTCGACGAGCCCGCGGCCGGGCTGGACCTGGGCGGCCGCGAGGACCTGGTGGCCCGGCTGTCCGAGCTGGCGATGGACCCGGACGCCCCGGCGATGGTGCTGGTCACGCACCACGTCGAGGAGGTCCCGCCGGGCTTCACCCACGCGCTGCTGCTGCGCGACGGCCGGGCGGTCGCCTCCGGCCTGATCGACGACGTGCTGACCAGCGAGAACCTGTCCGCCACCTTCGCGCAGGACCTGGCGCTGGAGCGCTGGGGCGACCGCTACTTCGCCCGTCGCCGCTAG
- a CDS encoding cysteine dioxygenase family protein translates to MTQSLIRPDFEIHPRITDPLLPDLLHPERQLWTPRELADLTRTVAGELTGSLRSILRFDEEQRWWARLALTDGVELWLLSWLPGQHTAPHDHGGAAGSFTVLQGELTEDYRYPGGPTRRRAHFAGDGIGFGAGRAHQVTGAGATPAASVHAYSPPLVPTRSYASLDDVPAQMPALPVTLTR, encoded by the coding sequence ATGACCCAGTCACTCATCCGCCCCGACTTCGAGATCCACCCCCGCATCACCGACCCGCTGCTCCCCGACCTGCTGCACCCGGAACGGCAGCTCTGGACCCCGCGTGAACTGGCCGACCTGACCAGGACGGTGGCCGGTGAGCTGACCGGGAGCCTGCGCTCGATCCTCCGGTTCGACGAGGAACAGCGCTGGTGGGCGCGCCTCGCGCTGACCGACGGGGTCGAGCTGTGGCTGCTGTCGTGGTTGCCGGGCCAGCACACCGCCCCGCACGACCACGGTGGCGCCGCCGGTTCGTTCACCGTGTTGCAGGGCGAACTGACCGAGGACTACCGCTACCCGGGCGGCCCGACCCGCCGGCGGGCGCACTTCGCGGGCGACGGCATCGGCTTCGGTGCCGGGCGGGCGCACCAGGTGACCGGCGCCGGCGCGACCCCAGCGGCCAGCGTGCACGCGTACTCGCCACCGCTGGTGCCGACCCGCTCGTACGCCAGCCTGGACGACGTGCCCGCCCAGATGCCCGCACTTCCTGTCACGCTGACCCGATGA
- a CDS encoding neutral zinc metallopeptidase: MRTPATLIALALAVVSIAACGTAVRGTAVRSPAVIAEDLARNTNSVVEPDFVNGTDGGDVDRLAATSITDIQSYWKATFPAVFGGPWEDLRGGFYSVDTADTDAEPPPCTESAATISGNAYYCSNGDVIVWDRAALLPVLTERFGGGGVVLVLAHEMGHAVQQRTGLGRGGDRDSAALYPGIVIEAMADCYAGSFVRWVVDGNAEHLRIDPGELDSLMRALITFRDPLGTSHREESAHGDAFDRVSAFQDGYDSGPKLCADINASNRAFTQRAFLSAEDEARGGNLPLPDLLPAISGDLGTYFSRELSASGHEWAPPKIEQVTTEPRCTGGEQGAVAFCPQQNSVQVREEGTLGDIHTNIGDFGTGTVLASRYALSALNAAGKPTTGEPAQRGTLCLAGAYTGSLLNPQGDFTVSPGDLDEAVQVLLGYDYPARDVDGGSIKSGFDRVSAFRGGVVGGTKACDLG; the protein is encoded by the coding sequence ATGCGCACGCCCGCGACCCTGATCGCGCTCGCCCTCGCCGTGGTGTCGATCGCCGCCTGCGGTACGGCGGTGCGCGGTACCGCGGTCCGCAGTCCGGCGGTGATCGCCGAGGACCTGGCCCGCAACACGAACAGCGTGGTCGAACCGGACTTCGTCAACGGCACGGACGGCGGCGACGTGGACCGCCTGGCCGCCACCTCGATCACCGACATCCAGTCGTACTGGAAGGCAACCTTTCCCGCGGTGTTCGGCGGCCCGTGGGAGGACCTGCGCGGCGGCTTCTACTCGGTCGACACCGCCGACACCGACGCCGAACCGCCGCCGTGCACCGAGTCGGCGGCCACCATCAGCGGCAACGCCTACTACTGCTCGAACGGCGACGTGATCGTCTGGGACCGCGCGGCCCTGCTGCCGGTGCTCACCGAACGCTTCGGCGGTGGCGGCGTGGTGCTGGTGCTGGCGCACGAGATGGGGCACGCCGTGCAGCAGCGCACCGGGCTCGGCCGCGGTGGCGACCGGGACAGTGCGGCGCTCTACCCCGGCATCGTGATCGAGGCGATGGCCGACTGCTACGCCGGTTCGTTCGTCCGCTGGGTGGTCGACGGCAACGCCGAGCACCTCCGGATCGATCCCGGCGAGCTGGACTCGCTGATGCGCGCGCTGATCACCTTCCGCGACCCGCTCGGCACCTCCCACCGCGAGGAGTCCGCCCACGGCGACGCCTTCGACCGCGTGTCCGCCTTCCAGGACGGCTATGACTCCGGCCCCAAGCTGTGTGCCGACATCAACGCGTCCAACAGGGCTTTCACCCAGCGCGCGTTCCTCAGCGCCGAGGACGAGGCCCGCGGCGGGAACCTGCCGCTGCCGGACCTGCTGCCCGCGATCTCCGGTGATCTCGGCACCTACTTCTCGCGCGAACTGTCCGCGTCGGGGCACGAGTGGGCGCCGCCCAAGATCGAGCAGGTGACCACCGAGCCGCGGTGCACCGGCGGTGAGCAGGGCGCGGTGGCGTTCTGCCCGCAGCAGAACTCGGTGCAGGTGCGTGAGGAGGGCACGCTCGGCGACATCCACACCAACATCGGCGATTTCGGCACCGGGACCGTGCTGGCCAGCCGGTACGCCCTGAGCGCGCTCAACGCGGCCGGGAAGCCGACCACCGGCGAACCGGCGCAGCGCGGCACGCTGTGCCTGGCCGGCGCCTACACCGGTTCGCTGCTCAACCCGCAGGGCGACTTCACCGTGTCACCCGGTGACCTCGACGAGGCCGTGCAGGTCCTGCTCGGGTACGACTACCCGGCGCGTGACGTCGACGGCGGCTCGATCAAATCCGGCTTCGACCGCGTGTCCGCCTTCCGCGGCGGGGTGGTCGGCGGCACCAAGGCGTGCGATCTGGGGTGA